cccagATCCTGACCCGCATGTTAATCCAAACCCGCATcctgacccaaatcgtgtaaatgacactattcagttatagaAATGACAttgcttataattgacactataacattttaaaatgttataatgtcattttcaatcttatagtgttatttaaaatattatagtgtcatttacaatcttatagtgttaattacatgaagtgtcatttatatttttgaatagtgtcatttacaatgttatagtgtcatttatatgcaATGTCACTTATATAATAGAATAGTGTTAATTACAGACAGTAGTGTCAGTTATAATTTAAGTACAAAATTGtaatttgtaattttgtatttaaGTACAAAATTGtaatttgtaatataaattTGCATACTATCCTATTAAGTAGTTTTCTAAATGTtaatgatgatttattttttgtacCATGCATTGCATGTTGAGATAACTTCTAACATAAACACTAACACTCTTGACTCTACtcaaataatcaaatatgaatATGACTTTTTAGTCATATTAACACTTGTTATGCTCAAAGATACATAACTTCAAGTATTTAGTGAAATGATAGTATTCACAAACTGATCGTATTTTTTCATTTCTGTTTTGTTATTTTGTatcttcaatttattttaataaatattcttgtaatattttatattcatCATTATTTTCTTATTCCGTATGTACGTATGATTGATGTAAGATTGTTTTATTTTCTGTACTATTCTTGTAAGATGTTTTGGAATTGAAATCcaaaaaataaggaaataattacaaacaaaacatattgtttatttattattattttttttcaagtgAAATTGGAATCAAGccatttatttttttcagtATTTTACTATGTATAATCACTTCTAAAGACTAAATAATCttcatataaaaatacatgataagaaacaaatattttcatttttcattaaaCAACTgtataatgaataattattattaaatatttcatttttggttattaaaaaatacttttatttattatcaaCAAAAATTTACATCCTTTATTAAAAAACTTAAGTATTcattatttcattattttcattttcattgaaaaaatatgtCATGGATCAATATTAACAAatatttttctataaaatatgaaaatatatacatgcATTATGCATAGTTAAGTATCAGTAAAAATGGCTAATGGATTGTTGGCGGATTTGATAATTATTGGCGAATGGATTTGTTGCCTAATGAAATGATGAGTATTTAGAAGACAACATTAAATCTCCAACAACATTGCCGGCAGTTTTGTTAGGGGTAAATTAGGATTAGAAAGAGATTAATTATtcctatttaaaatattattattaaaatacggTTATTTcttgaagaaaaaagaaaaaaaagaaaaaacgaaCCTAAAGAACCCTTGACAGCACAGAGACGcggactaagggccgagcctcgttaaatcCCCTTCACAGAAAACCCAAAAGGGTATCCCCTTTACAGAAAACCCaaaagggaaaaaccgtaacGAAGAAAAAGAGCACTCGTCTAAACAAAAACAGAAGCAACGAACACCAATTAACCATCCAGAATCAACGCACTactaaaaacaaaatataaggGTACTATGTTTATACATAGTATGTATATATGAATAGCAttactcaaaatatatatatatatatatatatatatatatatatatatataaatatataggggagggctagaataaaaacactcttaagtgtatagaatataaatgattttcagcccttagatcatcaagatctacggttgattcgtaacccttttggatgaattcgtggtcctgggttcgaatcccaaaggtagcaaaaatttatttttcacaattcgtaaccatgttggatgaattcgtaaccctgttggataaaattcgtacattaaaaaacgtttatatttatattttaagaagtgtttttatatATTTCCTAGCTTATAGAATCAACGCATCCAAGAcagaatgagattcagtgtaccacactttatgtcccactttcaattttatttcttttcttatatattttttcttcaatttcaactttatatgctttagtttaattttgtgattattaactagggtttattccatcagtctagggtatataattattttttatcatttaatttcacttttattagttaataataggttgataaattcaaagtcatggtatatactttttaaaattttattttttttaaaaaaaagttaaatataattcatagtatcataataaattttatttttataaaaaatatttttaaaataatagatataagaatgAGACACAatggcacacataaaattgtgggacactggatctcatcccatCAAAGACCAACAACATCACGTAACAATGATAAACTCGGAAAGAATCCTCGCTTAGACAAACTAATTTAGGATTAATATAAAGAGACCactttattatttattacaGCCAAACAAGAGCTTATAAAAGACATACGAGAAgcagaatcatacttgaattACACTTTGATTAAGACATAGTATATGTGTAAGAACACATCCATGTACCGTATGGAAGATTTCGAAGATTTCACTCTTCTGCGGCGGACAATCCATGCCGAATCTACGACGTCGACGCCGGCCGATCCGATTCCTCCTCCCCGATTCGACATCAACTACCGATTCTCCTTCCAAACCGTCGACAACGGATGGATAATCCGGCGAGATTCCGATGTGTGGCAGTTCCACGGCCGGCGGTTGGCCGCCATGACCGAGAAGTTCGTCTCGTTGAACCTCGAGCAGTTCTTGGACTACACGGAGACGTGCGGAGCCCTACACGCGGTGCTCGGGGATTGGCCCGTCCGGGACTCGACCCGCGAGATCGTGGTCGATTTCGTGTGGACGACCACGAGGCACGATATCAAGGCGAGGCACGATATCAAGGCCATCGCGAGGCGATGCCACACCGCCATCGTCCATCTCCACTTCCATCTCGCGACGCTAAACACGTATGTTGACATCAATCAAGAGGACGAGGACGAGGACGAGGATGAGGACGAGGACGAGATGGTACCGGCCGCGGGGTGGTCGATCCTCTCGTTGGAGAGGGAGGTCGTCGAGGGCGGCGGGAGCTGCCCGATTTGCATGGACGACTTGCACGAGGGCCTGCGAACGCCGTGCTTCCACGTGTTTCACGATCATTGCATCATGAAGTGGCTCGGCGTTAGTCATTATTGCCCACTTTGCCGTTTGGAGATGCCGATATCTTGCTAGCTAGATcggaatttttttattttttttgtgtatGTTATTCTATTTTTCATTCATTGAGTTATACatatactaattttttaatGTCCAAAATTTCATGTAAGCTTGCAATTTAAACAAAAAGCAGAGGTTCTATCTAGCTAGACTAATATATCATCCCCTCCTAAAACAATCTAAGAAATTTAAACACAAGaaaaaacaactcaacataggAAAATGCAATACTAGATAAAGCATGATTCAATCTAGTTAAaattccaaaaagaaaaaaacacacacaaacacacagcAGAAAGGCATGTACATCCTAGGTGATCTTAGGCAATATACCTGGCCACCCTCTGCCTTGAATCCTATCGACAACGGTCACGGATCACCGGAGAATCTCCGGCCTCGTCCCATTCAAAGGCATCATCGGCTCAGAATTTCTTGAGCCGCGAAACCAAAGTAATCATCGAAGAAATTCGGAGGCTCGGTGATGAAACACGAGATGACATCTCTGAGGGTGATGACGCCGAGCACCTGCTTCTCCTCCCCCGAGACCACGTAGATTCTGTGAACCGCCCTCGAGGCCAGAGTCTCTATCACGGTCCCGAGAGTCGAGCTCGACTGGCACGTGATCGGTGTCACGATCTTGCCATTGTCGTCCGTGGCCGACGCCACGGTTCCTATGAAATCCTTCACGGTGAGCTCCCTTGAGaaatattcacacacacacacatttcaATTTAGTTAAATAGCTATGACCATAAGGAAACATTTGTGAATATTCTACCTGAAATTTGTGAATAGTTCATGCTTGAGCAACAAGAACCTAATATCTCTTATGCTTATGTTGCCGAAGATCTTCCCCGACGAGCCCTCCACGACGGGGAGGCCTCCGatttgattctccttcatcttcttgAAGGCCTCGAGGATCAACTCGTCGTCTCGAACACTCACCACCTAAACCACAAAAGCAGTTAGCTAGCTAGTACACTAAACAATTTCAGTTAGCTAACTAGCTAGCTAGGTTTTAAGGCTTTCTAACCTGATCCGGAGTCATGAAGGGGAGGCCGAGGTCGGATATAGGATTCGCGGCGATGCAGTCGAACCAGTCCCGTCCCCTGCATCCGCGGAGGCCCTGTATCACCGCGGACTGAGTTATGAAGTTGTTGATCGAGGGGCTCCCTAGCTCGATCACGGGCACGTTCCGGAGCCTGTACTTGGAGAGCAGCAGCATCACGCTCAGCATCGAGCTATCCGGGCCAACGGGGACGAACGGCACCCATCTATACGACTTGAGGATCGACCTAACCTATCGAGTTTGAAGCAACACACACACATTTGTCACATCAAAAACcagagaagaaaaaaattgagattGAACAACTAAGATCAATAGCCAAATACCGTGGTGGACTTGAAAGGCTCCTCGTAGAGGATAACCTTGTAGAAATCCTTGCCTAACTTGTCCGCGGCCGTGGGGGCGTCTCTCCCCATCCCTCTATCCGCAGCAACGCCCCCGGCCACAGCTGCCCCGACTGCTGCCACGGTCAGCCCAGCCACGGCCAGGGGGCCGGTGGCCCCCAAGGCCAGGGCGCCTATAGTGCCGGCAGCAGCAGTCCCGACCCCAGCAGCAGCGGCCGAGGTGGCGGATAAGGTGACCGCCGCGATCTCTGCCGTCTGCAGCACCCAAAGGACTATAGCAGAGTAATCCACAATCCCTAGATATCTCTTCCTCCAGTCCTTACTATCACTAGCCGCGGGGTCGAGTACCGGGGCCGACAGAATGTTGGTCTCGGACAACACCCTAACGGCGTCGCCTATCGACATGTCGGCTTGAATCTCGATAACTACAAAATCCGGGGACTCATCGGATCAGACAGACACTAGGCCTAATGTAAAACTAGTGATTATGTAACGACGAAGTGCAGCTTAATTGGTAAGTAACGACACCTTTACCTTTCCCACCGGGGACTTTAGGGAAGGACGAGACGGGGATTTTTGCAAACGCAGATGTCAGCTTCTCCTGCAAGGCGCAGGGGAGCTTCTTTCTGCTCTGCACCGTATCAAAATAGGCGTCGTAGCTCTCGTCCTTCCCGCTCTTCGATTCTTGCTTCGCCTTCGCTGCCATCTCTGTCACTACGAACAATCATATACTTACATATTCGTCAAGAGCTATCTATATATAGAGAGGAAAAGATTTAAATGAGAACTTCTTATTATGAGAACCGTGAGAACTGTTGTAACTTATACGTTCAGTGTAATAAATAATGTACAATCATATACTTACATATTCGTCAAGAGCTATTTATATATAGAGAGGAAAAGATTTAAATGAGAACTTCTTATTATGAGAACCGTGAGAACTGTTGTAACTTATACGTTCAGTGCAATAAATAATGTACAATCATATACTTACATGTTCATCAAGAGCTATCTATATATAGAGAGGAAAAGATTCAAATGAGAACTTCTTATATTATTACTAGAACTGTGAGAATTGTTGCAACTTATACGTTCAGTGCAATAAATAATGTACAATCAATACTTACATACTCGTCAAGAAatatataaaggaaaaagaTTCAAATGAGAACTTCTTATTATGAGAACCGTGAGAACGGTTGTAACTTATACGTTCAGTGCAGTACTACATAGTACGCATTATGCAATAAATTAACTTCACATTTTATATCGCGGTTTTTGTTGAGTATGGGAAGTTAATATACTTCGATTAACTTCCCAACGCGTACAATTTACCGCACTGAACGTATAAGTTACTGCAATTCTCACAATAAGGAGGTTCAATCTCGATCAATGTCGTTAAGCGATCAAAACCTACAATTTTTGCCAACTAAATCGTGGTAACTAACTCTCAATTTTTCTATGTTACATAATGAATTCGAATTGTTACCTAACAAACAAAGGatctaaagaaaaaataatcataagaTTCTTCAATATTAATCCACAATTTCTGTACGCGAATTTATCTCAAAATGGGCAATGAATTAATAGTTATTTATCGATCTACAAAAACAGAATCATGCAGAATCTAATGAAACTATTGTCTGATCTGTTCTAACAATTCCCATTAAAAACTACATATCCCATTAGTTTTACATGCATTTAAGATTCGATTTTGTGTTAGTATTGCAACCCTAGATTCCAAATTTACCAGTAATTAATCGAAACTAGAGATATAGTGAAGAACAGAATTTACCTGCTTGAAGTATCGGCTCTGATAATCGATTGATTAATAAATTTGCAGTTTTTTCACAAAATTATATGTTTCAGTAATCTCTTGccactttctttctttctttctttcttttttggggcTAAAAGAATATGGTCGCGCCATGTGTTTGCAGCATCTACACGTGTCAGGGCATAATCCTCGTACATGCTATtgaatttctatttttgtacattAATTACTATAAATAGCGATCTCAGAACTAATTTTAAGGTGTTATAGTGGATGTAGTGTAATAAATACATACTTTTCATATCtatctatttatttaaatacatgcaGTGTTATACCGAATTTATATGGTTCGATTGTAAGATTTATGTTTACGAAAAGATAAATGATAGGTATATATATTAATCCTGATGAGTAATTACATGATTATAGGCTTATAGCTTAAGAACCGAATACACACCGAATTTACGTGATTCAATCGTAAGATTTAAGTTTACGAAAAGACATTTGATAGATATAATCCTGATGagtaacaataataataataataataataataataataataataataataataataataataataataataataataataataataataataataacttctTACACAAGTCAAGAACACTGACTGCTACCTTCATAATCATCTATTTAGCCATTTCCCTTCCTCTTCGTTTCATTATAGAATCTAATAACATCAATTAGTTTAAGACAATACTTAAACCTGACATAAGGAAGAGCTTTAGTTAACATGTTTGAGGCATTCTCTTCATCAGTTTATAGCTTGACCACTTGGATATATTATGCATTTTTCAATAGTATTTCTAACAATTGCAGTTTCATATCTATATGCTTTGATCTTTTATGAAGGGCTCAATGTTTCACCAAGTGAAATGACATTTTGATTGTCACTCAAAATATTAACACAAACAAGGTGAAAACATAAATTTGTGATTTCCTTGTCTCAATATATCTTAAAGTATACTTCAAAGCTTCCCAAACACCATTTGGCCATAAATCTATTAGTAACACTTATATATTGAATGTGCTAAGTTAGGTGTAGTGCATGTTAATTATGGTGTATACATAATACTTCCTACCACATTTGTATATGAAATTCTACACgactacacacacacacatatatatcttcttcttttttttccttttcaacaTTAGGTTTCTAAGCTTCAGGAGTTAGTTATGTTGAGGCGCAGAAAAACACTCAAATCACTTTGCTTCTTTCATATTGAATTTCTTCAACACCTTCTTGATGTAAAAAGTCAATAAATTCTATTCGCACATGACGATAGTAGTTGCATAAGCAAACCACGTAAACTCGTTCATtatagatcttgataatcgaaagACTGAAAATAAACTTTATATTCATACTAgtgagaattatatttttcgtgaaaaataagaataacgaataaatcaataaaatccaCAAATAAAGCAATATATATAACTCAAGAATAGTCGTATCCAGTTAATATGGTGAAAATCTCGTCTCCTTCAGTATTTCAAACCCAAAAGAGAATGTCTATTCATGTGctacattgatttattcgtaaaaattattgacttattcacaCGAATGCACACACATTCTCAATTCTCGTAATATTTTGCATTCTCCACAGAATCTTTctctttgtatatatatatatatatatgtatagaagtCTTGTTATAATTAAAATAGTCCGGTAGTGGCAATTCATTACACTTTCTCATTCCTCAATGCCTCACACAAGTCGATCgaaaagcaaaaaataaaaattcaatctctaaacaaaatgaaatatatatgatcTAGCAATAGTGACCATTGCGGCATCTAAGTGCACCGGAGCTGCGCGTGAGTCTCCCGACGAATGATCCCGGCTTGTACTTGATCAAATTCTCCCCCGTCAACGGGTTCTTCGTGTGTTTCAACGGTGGGCCCGACTCTCGGAAGTAGGCCCCGTTCGTGAACAGATCGCCCTCCGACCGCCACTGCCATTTCATCCACTCGCTCTCTTGGGCGTAGTCCCTCTTAGTCACCTGTACATTCAGTGGCGGACGCAGAAAAAatatttccttaattaattaccttttctttttatataaaataataattaaataaataaatttaaagattgcGTCATGGTGGGTGGATTTGAATCCAAGACTTTTGCCCTTAGGCATTAATTAACTACTCTACCGCTAGGTCCACACATGCACACAATTAATTACCTCTTTAGTGTAACGGTAGTTGGAGGCTCTGAAGCGGTTGCCCTGGCTAATAATGGTGGGGTGAGCGCTACCGCCGATGGCGTAGAGTTCCCAATGGGAGTAGTCATTGTTGACGACGTGGACGAACCCCCATCGTGCCCTGGGCATGCGCTGGATGAGCCCGATCCCGAATCTGTTGAAGGCCACCGTCACTTGCATGATCGCGTCTTTGGAGCTCAGGTCATTTGCCCCCAAGAGCATCACCTGTGACGGTTGACAAAGTAATTAATTACTTTCTCGATCCATGAAAATTGTAATCTTATTAATTACTACTTTTTTTCACCTACAAAaattaatagtttttttttttttttttttttgaaactattTCTTAAACGTCATTCACGttcaatatataaaaaaaactcaCCTTTTAACACATCAAGTTTATCCACTTATGCACCCAAACTATActagtacaatttttttttttttttttgaggagatACTAGTacaatttattaaaactcatgcccCAAACTATATCAAGTtcgaattattttttaataataatatatgtatattgaaaattttgaccaACTGAGAGGTGACATGGCTCGTTAGAAGTtgattttgcaaaaaaaaaaaaaaagaattacatTAGATCTTTTATCTCCACGTCAGCTCCCAAAGTCATCGTTTCATTTAAgagttcaaattttaatttgatttaaaattaaacgTTTGGGAGCTCAtatggaaataaaaaaaatttaatgtaattattttatttagtttttaattgCCAATTCAGCTTCCAACGAGCCAAACACTCCTCAATTGGTCgaaaaaattatgttatatttatattttttgtaaattcgggctaattaaaaattaagttcaaaatttgGACTTTGTTTTAACAAGAACCACTTTTTTTGGgctatatttttcttaatttggactatatttttctaaaaaaaattaagttcaaaatttgGACTAcatttttgtaaaaaattaaGTTGAAAATGAGCAAAAAATTTGGGGTTGCTTACATCGTTGTGGTGGTTGAATTTGCAGTTGGAGATGGTGATGGCGGTGGAGCCCTCGATGACATCAATGAGGCCGTCGGTGGCCTTGGAAAGGGAGATGTGGTCGAGCCAGACGTTGCTGGAGCTGAAGACGGTGATGGCGTCGCCGTCGCTCTGCGTCCGCAGCCCGACGTGGTCGACGGCGTCCCTGATGGTGCCGCCGCTGGCGGGGACGATGTTGTGGATCCAGATGTTGTGGATGATCACGTTCTGCACGAACTGCAGCGTGATGCCGGCGCCGTAGGCCACGTGGACCTGCACGCCGCGGCCGTCGATGGTCTTGTGGCTGCTCACGATCAGCTCCTGCTTCAGCCGGATCACCATGCTGTGGGCGAACACGATCCACAGCGGCTCGCTCTGGGTCACGGCGTGCCGCAGGGTGCCCGGTCTAGGGTTCACCATGTCGTCGTCCGACGGGTCGTGGACCACGTAGTACCTCCCTTCTTTCCCGCCGGTTGTGCGGTACCCGAACCCGGCGCCGCACTCGGCCAGCCTCTTCCTGTTCTTGTCCCAGTT
The genomic region above belongs to Salvia miltiorrhiza cultivar Shanhuang (shh) chromosome 5, IMPLAD_Smil_shh, whole genome shotgun sequence and contains:
- the LOC131025236 gene encoding pectate lyase-like is translated as MIAPMALTNYKLSIFLLCILLPLAAQAKIADFDEYLQKKAAESYEESLNSFDPNPEGVTDDFNMMVGKALIGTKNATRRNLRNEDGCKATNPIDRCWRCDQNWDKNRKRLAECGAGFGYRTTGGKEGRYYVVHDPSDDDMVNPRPGTLRHAVTQSEPLWIVFAHSMVIRLKQELIVSSHKTIDGRGVQVHVAYGAGITLQFVQNVIIHNIWIHNIVPASGGTIRDAVDHVGLRTQSDGDAITVFSSSNVWLDHISLSKATDGLIDVIEGSTAITISNCKFNHHNDVMLLGANDLSSKDAIMQVTVAFNRFGIGLIQRMPRARWGFVHVVNNDYSHWELYAIGGSAHPTIISQGNRFRASNYRYTKEVTKRDYAQESEWMKWQWRSEGDLFTNGAYFRESGPPLKHTKNPLTGENLIKYKPGSFVGRLTRSSGALRCRNGHYC
- the LOC131025232 gene encoding SNF1-related protein kinase regulatory subunit gamma-1-like isoform X2, translated to MAAKAKQESKSGKDESYDAYFDTVQSRKKLPCALQEKLTSAFAKIPVSSFPKVPGGKVIEIQADMSIGDAVRVLSETNILSAPVLDPAASDSKDWRKRYLGIVDYSAIVLWVLQTAEIAAVTLSATSAAAAGVGTAAAGTIGALALGATGPLAVAGLTVAAVGAAVAGGVAADRGMGRDAPTAADKLGKDFYKVILYEEPFKSTTVRSILKSYRWVPFVPVGPDSSMLSVMLLLSKYRLRNVPVIELGSPSINNFITQSAVIQGLRGCRGRDWFDCIAANPISDLGLPFMTPDQVVSVRDDELILEAFKKMKENQIGGLPVVEGSSGKIFGNISIRDIRFLLLKHELFTNFRNRGVGHGRQWQDRDTDHVPVELDSRDRDRDSGLEGGSQNLRGLGGGEAGARRHHPQRCHLVFHHRASEFLR
- the LOC131025232 gene encoding SNF1-related protein kinase regulatory subunit gamma-1-like isoform X1, with the protein product MAAKAKQESKSGKDESYDAYFDTVQSRKKLPCALQEKLTSAFAKIPVSSFPKVPGGKVIEIQADMSIGDAVRVLSETNILSAPVLDPAASDSKDWRKRYLGIVDYSAIVLWVLQTAEIAAVTLSATSAAAAGVGTAAAGTIGALALGATGPLAVAGLTVAAVGAAVAGGVAADRGMGRDAPTAADKLGKDFYKVILYEEPFKSTTVRSILKSYRWVPFVPVGPDSSMLSVMLLLSKYRLRNVPVIELGSPSINNFITQSAVIQGLRGCRGRDWFDCIAANPISDLGLPFMTPDQVVSVRDDELILEAFKKMKENQIGGLPVVEGSSGKIFGNISIRDIRFLLLKHELFTNFRELTVKDFIGTVASATDDNGKIVTPITCQSSSTLGTVIETLASRAVHRIYVVSGEEKQVLGVITLRDVISCFITEPPNFFDDYFGFAAQEILSR